Part of the Caldalkalibacillus salinus genome, CATAAACGCCGTAAGAATCAACCCCGTCTCCACTTCCAATATGGCACGCAGGACAAAACTAACGACAGTAAAAAGTAACCCAACGGCAATGATTTTTTTTCGGCCCAGTTGATCGCTAAGGATACCAGCAGGAATGAGAATAATAGCCGCTGCTAGTGACTGCATGGCCACCATATTTCCGATCACGGTCTGATCAAAGCCCAGCGCTTTGACGTATAAATTATACATAATCATGAACATCCCCATGCCCACTTGAAAAAGAACATTGGCCCATAAAAAAAGGCGTACATTTCGGTTGTAGCCTTTGATTTGCTTTATCCAATCATGTATGACAGTCATTTTGTTGTCCTCACTTTCATGCCACAATTCAATGACATCATCAATGTCATTACTTCGAATCACTAAACAAAATTATACTTTAAGACTGATCACATAGGAAGGTTAATATTTAAAATTTTGCGACATCCATACAAAGGATGACAATGCGTGAGGATAGGACACTAAGCGGCCATTTTTTGGATGAAGTGAAACTTTCCGAAAGTTTGATCCGTCTAGAGCTTCAAGATTCTAGAGAATAATGCCATATGGAAAGGAGCATGGGTTTATTTGAAAAAGATACTTTTATTTGTGACTGTAAGTGTGTGTATGTTTGCTACCGGATGTTCTGTCAACAGTGAAGACACAACACTCGGTTTACAACCATCAGCTTCTCAACAAAATCAATCCGGTGAGCATGATAACCAATCTTCAAAGACATCGACTGTGGATGAAATTAAAGATATGGATTACCAAGGAACCGTTATTTCAAAGAAAGTCTCCGACGATGGCCAACGAATATTAGTAGCTGATAACATTGCCCCTGATGATTTAAAGAAATATTCAGCGAAGGAATTAGCCTCAAAAGCGTTATCAGAAGATGTGGATATTGCTTGGTATACGATTGATCCTAATACTTATAGCAAATTAGAAATTGGTCAAAAAGTAGGGATAGACCTTGCATCTAATAGACAACTCGATAGTAGACCACCCATAAGAGGCGCTGAAAAAGTCATAATGATAAATTAATTTTTGTTCAAGTACAACCTGGATGGGATTGATACACTTGAAGATAGCTTTTCTGATGCCAAACAACAAAAGTTAAAAAAAGGAGTTAAGGAAAAATATAAATCACTATTCTAAGAGAAAATAAAAGATTTGTACACAAGTGTGGCCACCTAGGTTCCTTTTAGGTGGCCACATTAGATTATTTTATACGACTTGCTCATTAGTGTCATCGTTATTCGTTTTCGATTCCTCTTGTTGGCGCTTCTTCTTTTCTTCCTCAATTAGTTCTCGGCGTAACACTTTTCCAATAATCGATTTTGGTAGTTCCTCTCTAAATTCATATATATGGGGA contains:
- a CDS encoding DUF3221 domain-containing protein; this translates as MKKILLFVTVSVCMFATGCSVNSEDTTLGLQPSASQQNQSGEHDNQSSKTSTVDEIKDMDYQGTVISKKVSDDGQRILVADNIAPDDLKKYSAKELASKALSEDVDIAWYTIDPNTYSKLEIGQKVGIDLASNRQLDSRPPIRGAEKVIMIN